In the Parashewanella tropica genome, AGGAAAAAAAGCTGAAACAGATCGTTTATACAATGAATTGCGAACGCTTGGATTAATGCAATTTTTACGTTCTGGAAGAATATCTGTGACCAAAGAAGTAATGAATATATCTTCTGAGTTAACACAATTAGTTTCTTAAAAATACGAATGTTCAACACGCCTAAACTAACGGATTAAACAAATTATGAGCAACTACTTTAATACTTTGAACCTAAGACAACAGCTACAACAATTAGCCGTTTGTCACTTTTTAGATTCTTCAGAATTTGCAGCGGGTACAGAAAAACTTCAGAACAAAAAAATCGTTATTGTAGGGTGTGGTGCTCAGGGACTTAACCAAGGTTTAAACATGAAAGACTCAGGTTTAGATGTCAGCTATGCTCTACGTCCAGAAGCCATTCAACAAAAACGAGATTCTTTCATTAATGCAACGGCAAATGGCTTCATTGTTGGTACTTACGAAGAGCTCATTCCTCAAGCTGATGTAGTGGTTAACTTAACTCCAGACAAGCAGCATACCCCAGTTGTTTCTGCCGTTATGCCTTTAATGAAACAGGGCGCAACTCTATCTTATTCTCATGGTTTTAACATCGTTGAAGAAGGTATGCAGATCCGCGAAGACCTGACAGTGATCATGGTCGCCCCTAAGTCACCAGGCTCAGAAGTACGTGAAGAATATAAACGCGGATTCGGTGTACCCACGCTCATTGCCGTTCACCCGGAAAATGATCCGCAAAACGAAGGCTTGGCCCTAGCGAAAGCTTATGCTGTTGCCATTGGCTCAGATAAAGCTGGTGTACTACTGTCTTCTTTTGAAGCTGAAGTTAAGTCTGACTTAATGGGTGAACAAACCATTTTATGCGGCCTGCTTCAAACAGGTAGCGTTTTAGCTTTCGACAAAATGGTTGCCCAAGGTATTGACACTGGCTTTGCTTCAAAACTAATTCAGCATGGCTGGGAAGTGATCACCGAAGCGCTAAAGCATGGTGGCATCACTCATATGATGGATCGCCTTTCTAACCCAGCCAAAATTGAAGCGTTCCGTCTTTCAGAAGAACTAAAACAACTCATGCGTCCTTTGTTTGAAAAACACATGGATGACATTATGTCTGGTGAGTTTTCATCAGGAATGATGGCTGATTGGCAAGAGGATGACACTAAACTTCTCACTTGGCGTGCAGCTACCGCTGAAACCGCTTTTGAAAAGTCTGTAGCAACAGAGGAGTTCATCGAAGAGCAAGCCTACTTTGATCATGCGCTATTATTGGTTGCCTTTGTTAAATCAGGTGTTGAGTTAGCCTATGAAACGATGGTGGATGCCGGCATTAAAGAAGAGTCAGCGTACTATGAGTCTTTGCATGAATTGCCGCTAATCGCCAATACCGTTGCCCGTAAAAAGCTCTATGAAATGAACCGCATTATTTCTGATACGGCAGAATATGGTTGCTACTTATTTGATCACGCTTGCCGCCCATTACTTGTCAACTTTATGGCAAAAGTAGATACGTCAGTGATTGGTCAAGATTTCAATGATGTTGCAGGTAAGCAAATTGATAACAAGCAACTTATTGAGATTAATGACGCCATTAGAAACCACTCGATTGAGACAATTGGTAAAGAACTACGAGCCTCAATGACCGCCATGGCAGCTTTAGTCTAATTGATAGACCTTAGCAAAAAAGCTGCCTAAGGCAGCTTTTTTATTTTAGATGTGAACCTAATAGGATGAAGAAATATAAAAGGGGTAATAGCGGGCTAAGACAATCGTCCGTTACAGGATGTAACGGTCGTTAGTACATGGACGTACGCTTCTATTGTCGTGCACGCTATTGCCCCTTCGCCCCAGAAACGATTTTCGCTTTTTAGTTTTACACCACAACAAAGAGAACACTATGTTAGCCGTTGACAGAAACATCGTCCCGATAGAGAAAATCTATCGAGCAAAGGAAGTCGTGAAAGAAGTTGTCCAAGAAACTCCTTTGCAATACATGGAAAATTTTTCAAAAAAGTATCAGGCTGAAATTTACTTTAAACGTGAAGACTTACAAGTTGTGCGTTCATATAAAATTCGTGGTGCTTACCATAAAATCCGCCAGCTAACGGCTGATGCACTAGCAAAAGGCATTGTATGTGCCAGTGCCGGTAATCATGCGCAAGGCGTTGCTCTTGCCTGCCAAAAGTTAGAAGTAAAAGGCACCATCTTCATGCCTATTACCACCCCACAGCAAAAAATCGATCAAGTCAGAATGTTCGGTCGTGAATATGCAAACATTCAATTAATTGGCGATACCTATGATGAAAGCTTTCAAGCGGCTTCCCGCTTTTGTGAACAACAACAAGCGACATTTGTTCACCCCTTTGATGATCTTGATGTTATTGCAGGCCAAGGAACGGTTGGCCTTGAAATAATCAATCAACTTTCGTCGATTGATACCATTATTCTTCCTGTTGGTGGCGGTGGTTTGGCATCTGGTGTAGCAAGTGTAATCCAGCAATGTAATCCAAGTATTCAAGTGATAGGTGTTGAACCTGAAGGCGCACCGTCGTTATCACAGTCACTAAAAAATGGACATAATACCAACCTAGAAACCATTGATAAATTTGTTGATGGTGCCGCCGTTCAACGTATGGGGGATTTAACATTTGGTCTTTGCCAAGAGTTATTAGACGAAACTCTCACCATTGCTGAAGGTGCAATATGTAGCACTATGCTTACCCTTTATAATGAAAATGCCATTGTAGCTGAGCCTGCTGGAGCGTTATCTATTGCGGCTCTAGAATCAGTCAAAGAGCAAATAAAAGGTAAGCGTGTTGTCTGTGTAGTCAGTGGTGGTAATAACGACATTACTCGTATGGAAGAAATCAAAGAACGAGCCATGTTTTATCAAGGGCTTAAGCACTACTTCATGATTAAGTTTCCACAGCGAGCCGGAGCTTTAAAAGAGTTTCTAGTGGAGGTACTTGGGCCAGAGGATGATATTTCCCATTTTGAATACTCAAAAAAACATAACCGAGCCAAAGGTCCTGCAGTTGTGGGAATCGAACTATCAAAAAAAGAAGACTTTGAACCATTGATGGAAAGAATGGAAGCAAAGGGCTTTCTTGGTGAATACCTCAATGAGAAGCCAGAACTTTTTCAATATATTGTTTGATTCAAAAACAAAAAGGGTAGATTCATGATCTACCCTTTCGAGGAAGGCTTGTAGCCTAAATTAAGGTTAGCTAGTCATTTCCGTGAAAATGCACTTCAGACATGAGATGCCCTAAAACGGTGAACTTTGTTTTTAGATAAAATTCATTATATTCATTTTTACCCACTTGAAGCGGCACGCGCTCAACAACTTCGACACCATATTTTTTCATAGCATCGACTTTTCTAGGGTTGTTGGTCATGAGTTTAACTTGTTGAATGCCAACCTTTTCCAGCATAGGCACAATCATATCGTATTGCCTTAAGTCAGCAGCAAAACCCAGCTTCTCATTTGCTTCAACCGTATTCGCACCTTGGTCTTGCAATTCATAGGCTCGTATTTTATTGATTAAACCAATACCTCGCCCTTCTTGGCGCAAGTACAGTAAAAAGCCTTGCCCTGCTTCAGCAATGTGCTGCATGGCTGTTTGTAATT is a window encoding:
- the ilvC gene encoding ketol-acid reductoisomerase gives rise to the protein MSNYFNTLNLRQQLQQLAVCHFLDSSEFAAGTEKLQNKKIVIVGCGAQGLNQGLNMKDSGLDVSYALRPEAIQQKRDSFINATANGFIVGTYEELIPQADVVVNLTPDKQHTPVVSAVMPLMKQGATLSYSHGFNIVEEGMQIREDLTVIMVAPKSPGSEVREEYKRGFGVPTLIAVHPENDPQNEGLALAKAYAVAIGSDKAGVLLSSFEAEVKSDLMGEQTILCGLLQTGSVLAFDKMVAQGIDTGFASKLIQHGWEVITEALKHGGITHMMDRLSNPAKIEAFRLSEELKQLMRPLFEKHMDDIMSGEFSSGMMADWQEDDTKLLTWRAATAETAFEKSVATEEFIEEQAYFDHALLLVAFVKSGVELAYETMVDAGIKEESAYYESLHELPLIANTVARKKLYEMNRIISDTAEYGCYLFDHACRPLLVNFMAKVDTSVIGQDFNDVAGKQIDNKQLIEINDAIRNHSIETIGKELRASMTAMAALV
- the ilvA gene encoding threonine ammonia-lyase IlvA, with translation MLAVDRNIVPIEKIYRAKEVVKEVVQETPLQYMENFSKKYQAEIYFKREDLQVVRSYKIRGAYHKIRQLTADALAKGIVCASAGNHAQGVALACQKLEVKGTIFMPITTPQQKIDQVRMFGREYANIQLIGDTYDESFQAASRFCEQQQATFVHPFDDLDVIAGQGTVGLEIINQLSSIDTIILPVGGGGLASGVASVIQQCNPSIQVIGVEPEGAPSLSQSLKNGHNTNLETIDKFVDGAAVQRMGDLTFGLCQELLDETLTIAEGAICSTMLTLYNENAIVAEPAGALSIAALESVKEQIKGKRVVCVVSGGNNDITRMEEIKERAMFYQGLKHYFMIKFPQRAGALKEFLVEVLGPEDDISHFEYSKKHNRAKGPAVVGIELSKKEDFEPLMERMEAKGFLGEYLNEKPELFQYIV
- the ribA gene encoding GTP cyclohydrolase II; translated protein: MSVKYVASSKLPTPWGIFDMHGFEDSQTGKEHVALTFGEWQNGEPVLGRIHSECLTGDALFSLRCDCGFQLQTAMQHIAEAGQGFLLYLRQEGRGIGLINKIRAYELQDQGANTVEANEKLGFAADLRQYDMIVPMLEKVGIQQVKLMTNNPRKVDAMKKYGVEVVERVPLQVGKNEYNEFYLKTKFTVLGHLMSEVHFHGND